One window of the Archangium primigenium genome contains the following:
- a CDS encoding metallophosphoesterase has protein sequence MSSRPPSRGYAYSLLATLLATVIQWPTVAWLQDTTRSALPLLVAGLLSVPYLVQLRNPWHPARPRFVAHLALGWWVTCLVFDLLLTPASLAVRAGLSPQVVWGVVGVFALASGVKSVLGEPRLRRREVRVEGLPPALDGYRIGQISDVHCGPEVSEQRVARWVARLNALEVDLMTVTGDLITHGASHVEAVARALGGLRAKDGVFACMGNHDYFTEPEHLVRELERHGLQVLRNQGVVVERGDARLYVAGVDDTWTSRNDLTRALARRPEGVPTVLLAHDPDLFPMAHARGVELTLSGHTHGGQLAVPGVRRLSLARILTSWTAGMYRRERSWLYVNLGAGTTGPPVRWGAPAELVVLTLRRA, from the coding sequence ATGTCCAGCCGACCTCCGTCCCGCGGCTACGCCTACTCGCTGCTCGCGACCCTGCTCGCCACCGTCATCCAATGGCCCACGGTGGCGTGGCTCCAGGACACCACCCGCTCCGCCCTGCCCTTGCTGGTCGCGGGGCTCCTCTCGGTGCCCTACCTCGTCCAGCTGAGAAACCCCTGGCACCCCGCCCGACCCCGCTTCGTGGCGCACCTGGCCCTGGGCTGGTGGGTGACGTGCCTGGTGTTCGACCTGCTGCTCACCCCCGCGAGCCTCGCCGTGCGCGCGGGGCTGTCCCCGCAGGTCGTCTGGGGCGTCGTGGGCGTGTTCGCGCTGGCCTCGGGGGTGAAGTCCGTGTTGGGCGAGCCGCGGCTGCGGCGGCGCGAGGTGCGCGTGGAGGGCCTGCCCCCGGCGCTGGACGGCTACCGCATCGGGCAGATCTCCGACGTGCACTGCGGCCCCGAGGTCTCCGAGCAGCGGGTGGCGCGCTGGGTGGCGCGCCTCAACGCGCTCGAGGTGGACCTGATGACGGTGACGGGAGACCTCATCACCCATGGCGCCTCTCACGTGGAGGCGGTGGCGCGCGCCCTGGGCGGCCTGCGCGCGAAGGATGGCGTCTTCGCCTGCATGGGCAACCACGACTACTTCACCGAGCCCGAGCACCTGGTGCGCGAGCTGGAGCGCCACGGACTCCAGGTGCTGCGCAACCAGGGCGTGGTGGTGGAGCGCGGCGATGCGCGGCTGTACGTGGCGGGCGTGGATGACACGTGGACGTCGCGCAACGATCTCACCCGGGCGCTCGCGCGGCGGCCAGAGGGCGTGCCCACGGTGCTGCTCGCCCATGACCCGGACCTCTTTCCCATGGCCCACGCCCGGGGCGTCGAGCTGACGCTGTCGGGACACACGCACGGGGGCCAGCTCGCCGTGCCCGGCGTGCGCCGCCTGTCCCTGGCGCGCATCCTGACGTCCTGGACCGCGGGCATGTACCGCCGCGAGCGCTCGTGGCTGTACGTGAACCTCGGCGCGGGGACGACGGGGCCGCCGGTGCGCTGGGGCGCTCCCGCGGAGCTGGTGGTGCTCACGCTGCGCCGGGCCTGA
- a CDS encoding GFA family protein produces MAETKKYAGGCHCGRFTFEVNTDLDTAISCNCSICTKRGLVLTMVGPEQFALTKGTLGEMTKYQFNKKVVDHLFCPDCGVEAFGTGQAPNGQTMFAINVRCLEGVDVTTLKPRPVDGRKY; encoded by the coding sequence ATGGCGGAGACGAAGAAGTACGCGGGCGGCTGTCACTGCGGCAGGTTCACGTTCGAGGTGAACACGGACCTGGACACGGCCATTTCCTGCAACTGTTCCATCTGCACCAAGCGCGGGCTGGTGCTCACCATGGTGGGTCCCGAGCAGTTCGCCCTCACGAAGGGCACGCTGGGCGAGATGACGAAGTACCAGTTCAACAAGAAGGTGGTGGACCACCTGTTCTGCCCGGACTGTGGCGTGGAGGCCTTCGGCACCGGCCAGGCGCCCAACGGGCAGACGATGTTCGCCATCAACGTGCGCTGCCTGGAGGGCGTGGACGTCACCACCCTCAAGCCCAGGCCCGTCGACGGACGCAAGTACTAG
- a CDS encoding organic hydroperoxide resistance protein, with protein MAPVTISPLYTTTATTHGGRNGKLSLENSPLDNLELAMPKQLGGSGKTTATNPEQLFAAGFSSCFESALRLVAGKMGKKLDEKAGVKAAVTIGKTPDGGFGLAVELQGILPGIPHEEAQKLMEAAHQVCPYSNATRGNIEVKVSVAE; from the coding sequence ATGGCCCCGGTCACGATCAGCCCGCTCTACACCACCACCGCCACCACCCACGGCGGCCGCAACGGCAAGCTGTCGCTCGAGAACAGCCCGCTGGACAACCTGGAGCTGGCGATGCCCAAGCAGCTGGGCGGCTCCGGCAAGACGACGGCCACCAACCCCGAGCAGCTCTTCGCCGCGGGCTTCTCCTCCTGCTTCGAGAGCGCGCTGCGGCTCGTGGCGGGCAAGATGGGCAAGAAGCTGGACGAGAAGGCCGGCGTGAAGGCCGCCGTCACCATTGGCAAGACGCCCGATGGCGGCTTCGGCCTCGCGGTGGAGCTCCAGGGCATCCTGCCCGGCATCCCCCACGAGGAGGCGCAGAAGCTGATGGAGGCGGCCCACCAGGTGTGCCCGTACTCCAACGCCACGCGCGGCAACATCGAGGTGAAGGTGTCCGTCGCCGAGTAG
- a CDS encoding MarR family winged helix-turn-helix transcriptional regulator, giving the protein MSSDDFLRLDLQLCFSLYAASRAMVQAYTPLLEELGLTYPQYLVMLVLWETDGMTVKGLGEKLYLDSGTLTPLLKRLETLGLVRRERSTEDARSVRVSLTPRGRTMRRKAECIPEAILRRTGLTLEELGKLREAIQRLFTKVSE; this is encoded by the coding sequence ATGTCGTCGGACGACTTCCTCCGCCTGGACCTGCAGCTGTGCTTTTCGCTCTACGCCGCGTCGCGGGCGATGGTGCAGGCCTACACGCCGCTGTTGGAGGAGCTGGGGCTGACGTACCCGCAGTACCTGGTGATGCTGGTGCTGTGGGAGACGGATGGGATGACGGTGAAGGGGTTGGGGGAGAAGCTGTACCTGGACTCGGGCACGCTCACGCCCCTGCTCAAGCGGTTGGAGACGCTGGGGCTGGTGCGCCGCGAGCGCTCCACCGAAGACGCGCGCTCGGTGCGCGTGTCGCTCACGCCGCGCGGCCGGACGATGCGCCGCAAGGCGGAGTGCATCCCCGAGGCCATTTTGCGCCGTACCGGCCTGACGCTGGAGGAACTCGGGAAGTTGCGCGAGGCCATCCAGCGGCTGTTCACGAAGGTTTCCGAGTAG
- a CDS encoding RibD family protein: MTKPSRRTASRPHVTCHMLGSVDGRIVQKIWALKDSARYFEETAEKIKVDAWVVGRTTMQEFSSKRQRPRTGTFEVPPGDFVAKKSKTYAVAIDPSGKCRWDSDMVSTEHVIEVLTEQVPAEYLHHLRSKGVSYIFGGKTELDLALVLRKLGELFGMRRVRLDGGGHMNGTFLKAGLVDELSLVLAPLADGTIGTPSVFDVEEGYGRRKATHFHLRSVRRFEKDFLWMRYEVTSSRSSSASAKTPRK, from the coding sequence ATGACCAAGCCCTCCCGCCGGACCGCGTCCCGCCCTCACGTCACCTGCCACATGCTCGGCTCAGTGGACGGTCGGATCGTCCAGAAGATCTGGGCCTTGAAGGACTCGGCGCGCTACTTCGAGGAGACCGCCGAGAAGATCAAGGTCGATGCCTGGGTCGTCGGTCGCACGACGATGCAGGAGTTCTCGAGCAAGCGGCAGCGCCCGCGCACCGGCACGTTCGAGGTGCCACCCGGTGATTTCGTGGCGAAGAAGTCGAAGACCTACGCCGTGGCGATCGACCCGAGCGGCAAGTGCCGCTGGGACAGCGACATGGTCTCCACCGAGCACGTCATCGAGGTGCTGACCGAGCAGGTCCCCGCGGAGTACCTCCACCACCTGCGCTCCAAGGGCGTCTCCTACATCTTCGGAGGCAAGACCGAGCTCGATCTCGCGCTGGTGCTGCGCAAGCTCGGGGAACTCTTCGGCATGCGCCGGGTGCGCCTGGATGGCGGTGGCCACATGAATGGCACCTTCCTGAAGGCGGGCCTCGTGGATGAATTGAGCCTCGTGCTCGCGCCGCTCGCCGACGGCACCATCGGGACCCCTTCGGTGTTCGACGTGGAGGAAGGCTACGGCCGCCGCAAGGCGACGCACTTCCACCTGCGCTCCGTGCGCCGGTTCGAGAAGGACTTCCTCTGGATGCGCTACGAGGTCACCTCGTCCCGGTCCTCGTCGGCCAGCGCGAAGACCCCCCGGAAGTAA
- a CDS encoding molybdopterin oxidoreductase family protein gives MEPRVDENLGIEGEPDRWVHSACLLCSNGCGLDIAVKDEKIVGVRGSARHPVNFGHLGPKGEHGWMANNHPRRGTQPHIRREKGAPLEPVSWKEAMDFFIQKFQEAWDKGHENLACYNSGQLMLEEYYALSKLWRGGLQSSNIDGNTRLCTATSATGLMANFGADGPVASYVDIDQAELLCLYGHNVAETQTVLWERMLAARRKNQGRILVVDPRKSPTVRQGADLHLQIKLGTNVALMNGLIHLLIREGHIDRTFVDRYTVGFEDMETTVRDYPPEYVAELCGIRREDLELAATWIGTTPRMVSTVLQGFYQSVEATAASSLVNSVHLLLGAIGKPGAGPLLMAGQPSAMSNREAGADGSYPAYRNPHNSKHMKELCDLWNLDFERFHSEVPKDITTMMEVAERGEIEFMWVIGTNPLVSMPDQNRTTRILQRTFLVVQDPFIDTETVNIADIYFPVAMWGEKTGCITNADRTVNLLLKAVEPPGQARTDFDLFVEVGQRLGFKDKDGAPLLPFRDTREAFEEWRRVSKGRPCDYSGLTYELILEKGAVRWPVNAEHPEGSERLYEDLKFWTGIDDCESYGADFLTGNKHTRDEYSRIDPKGKAFLKPARWRRMPNPTTKDYPFTLTTGRVVYHWHTRTKTARAPALDRRAPHAYVEVHPEDAARLGIQLGDIVEVTSVQGAWEGPALVVDTVRPGELFIPFHYGHGRQGANQHTWFTRDPVSQQPQFKSSPVQLQRKGFGSPEQWLVDRLKELQGESREPYAARALEGTRMTPVPPGS, from the coding sequence ATGGAACCGCGCGTCGACGAGAACCTGGGCATTGAAGGCGAACCCGACCGGTGGGTTCACTCCGCTTGCCTCCTGTGTTCGAACGGCTGTGGCCTGGACATCGCGGTGAAGGACGAGAAGATCGTCGGGGTGCGCGGCAGCGCCCGCCACCCGGTGAACTTCGGGCACCTGGGCCCCAAGGGCGAGCACGGCTGGATGGCCAACAACCATCCGCGCCGGGGGACCCAGCCGCACATCCGCCGGGAGAAGGGCGCGCCGCTCGAGCCCGTCTCCTGGAAGGAGGCCATGGACTTCTTCATCCAGAAGTTCCAGGAGGCCTGGGACAAGGGGCACGAGAACCTCGCCTGCTACAACTCGGGCCAGCTCATGCTGGAGGAGTACTACGCCCTGAGCAAGCTGTGGCGAGGGGGCCTCCAGTCCTCGAACATCGACGGCAACACGCGGCTGTGCACGGCGACGTCCGCGACGGGCCTCATGGCGAACTTCGGCGCGGATGGGCCGGTCGCCTCCTACGTGGACATCGATCAGGCCGAGCTGCTCTGTCTGTATGGGCACAACGTGGCGGAGACCCAGACGGTGCTCTGGGAGCGGATGCTCGCGGCCCGGCGGAAGAACCAGGGCCGCATCCTCGTCGTCGATCCGCGCAAGAGTCCCACCGTGCGGCAGGGCGCGGACCTGCATCTGCAGATCAAGCTGGGCACGAACGTCGCGCTGATGAACGGGCTCATCCACCTGCTCATCCGCGAGGGCCATATCGATCGGACGTTCGTGGACCGCTACACGGTGGGCTTCGAGGACATGGAGACGACCGTCCGGGACTACCCGCCGGAGTACGTCGCGGAGCTGTGCGGCATCCGGCGGGAGGACCTGGAGCTCGCCGCGACGTGGATCGGCACCACGCCGAGGATGGTCTCCACCGTGCTGCAAGGCTTCTACCAGAGCGTGGAGGCCACGGCGGCCTCCTCCCTGGTCAACTCGGTGCACCTGCTGCTCGGGGCCATTGGCAAGCCGGGAGCGGGGCCGCTGCTGATGGCGGGACAGCCCTCGGCCATGTCCAACCGGGAGGCGGGCGCGGACGGCTCCTATCCCGCCTACCGCAACCCGCACAACTCCAAGCACATGAAGGAGCTGTGCGACCTGTGGAACCTCGACTTCGAGCGGTTCCACTCCGAGGTCCCCAAGGACATCACCACCATGATGGAGGTGGCGGAGCGGGGCGAGATCGAGTTCATGTGGGTCATCGGCACCAACCCGCTCGTGAGCATGCCGGACCAGAACCGCACCACGCGCATCCTCCAGCGCACGTTCCTGGTGGTGCAGGATCCCTTCATCGACACGGAGACGGTGAACATCGCCGACATCTACTTCCCGGTGGCGATGTGGGGCGAGAAGACGGGCTGCATCACCAACGCGGACCGGACCGTGAACCTGTTGCTCAAGGCCGTGGAGCCTCCTGGCCAGGCGCGCACGGACTTCGACCTCTTCGTGGAGGTGGGCCAGCGGCTCGGCTTCAAGGACAAGGATGGCGCGCCCCTGCTGCCTTTTCGGGACACGCGCGAGGCCTTCGAGGAGTGGCGCCGGGTGTCCAAGGGCCGACCGTGTGACTACTCGGGCCTCACCTACGAGCTCATCCTGGAGAAGGGCGCGGTGCGCTGGCCGGTGAACGCCGAGCACCCGGAGGGCTCCGAGCGGCTCTACGAGGACTTGAAGTTCTGGACGGGCATCGACGACTGCGAGTCGTACGGCGCGGACTTCCTCACCGGCAACAAGCACACGCGGGACGAGTATTCGCGCATCGATCCGAAGGGCAAGGCCTTCCTCAAGCCCGCGCGCTGGCGGCGCATGCCCAACCCCACCACGAAGGACTACCCGTTCACGCTCACCACGGGACGGGTGGTCTATCACTGGCATACCCGGACCAAGACGGCACGTGCCCCGGCCCTGGACCGGCGCGCGCCACATGCCTACGTGGAAGTGCACCCCGAGGACGCCGCGCGGCTGGGCATCCAACTGGGAGACATCGTGGAGGTCACCTCGGTGCAGGGCGCGTGGGAGGGCCCCGCGCTGGTGGTGGACACGGTGCGGCCCGGGGAACTCTTCATTCCCTTCCACTACGGCCATGGGCGCCAGGGAGCCAACCAGCACACGTGGTTCACGCGCGATCCCGTGAGCCAGCAGCCCCAGTTCAAGTCCTCGCCGGTCCAGCTCCAGCGCAAGGGGTTCGGCTCGCCCGAGCAGTGGCTGGTGGACCGGCTCAAGGAACTCCAGGGGGAGTCCCGCGAGCCCTACGCCGCCCGGGCGCTCGAAGGCACGCGGATGACGCCGGTGCCCCCAGGCTCGTAG
- a CDS encoding alpha/beta hydrolase-fold protein has protein sequence MSDSSSSPSWAWPGHLHTLGPFEVPGFPSRKASVYVPGGDPTPLHERPVLYLFDGQNCWTDWGSYSGGWYAHEAVQALVGDGAFRAPVVVGLEHGGERRIDELSAWEMGPGRGGGAEPFFEWVVHHFMPHVQHTLGLASGPLHTVMGGSSMGGLAALWSHYRYPHAIGGALCMSSAFGVGGKALFPFVESRAKPAISRVYIDCGGQEGGGRMLATSEEMVHLLARKGYPEGGLLWRPDPGAGHNEQAWRRRLPDALRFMFRR, from the coding sequence GTGAGCGACTCCTCTTCCTCCCCTTCCTGGGCCTGGCCCGGACACCTGCATACGCTCGGACCCTTCGAGGTGCCGGGCTTCCCCTCCCGAAAAGCCTCCGTCTACGTGCCAGGCGGAGACCCGACGCCGCTGCACGAGCGGCCGGTGCTCTACCTCTTCGATGGCCAGAACTGCTGGACGGACTGGGGCAGCTACTCGGGCGGCTGGTACGCGCACGAGGCCGTCCAGGCGCTCGTGGGGGATGGGGCCTTCCGCGCGCCCGTCGTGGTGGGGCTCGAGCACGGAGGCGAGCGGCGCATCGACGAGCTGTCCGCGTGGGAGATGGGGCCCGGCCGGGGCGGCGGCGCGGAGCCTTTCTTCGAGTGGGTGGTGCACCACTTCATGCCGCACGTGCAGCACACCCTGGGGCTCGCGAGCGGGCCGCTGCACACCGTGATGGGCGGCTCGTCCATGGGCGGCCTCGCGGCGCTCTGGTCGCACTACCGCTACCCGCATGCCATTGGCGGCGCCCTCTGCATGTCGTCCGCCTTCGGCGTGGGCGGCAAGGCGCTCTTCCCCTTCGTGGAGTCGCGCGCCAAGCCGGCCATCAGCCGCGTGTACATCGACTGCGGAGGTCAGGAGGGCGGAGGCCGCATGCTCGCGACCTCCGAGGAGATGGTGCACCTGCTCGCCAGGAAGGGCTACCCGGAGGGCGGCCTGCTGTGGCGCCCGGACCCAGGGGCCGGGCACAACGAGCAGGCCTGGAGGCGCCGGTTGCCCGACGCCCTGCGCTTCATGTTCCGGCGCTGA